The sequence cctGTGTTCAACCTCCagtattgtgaaaaaaaaattctctataatTCTCATTTATAGCAGCAAGAAACATCTCCACAATAAATTCTTCCATCTTATTAGAATAAATCTCTCAGATcacaaatgtgtttgttaaaCATTCTAGTTCACATGAACCTTTTAAAGAGCATTTCAAGTGCTTGAGCTAGTCGCACATTATGCCAGGATACTTGGCAACTTTTTCACTAGGTTTGGGAACCATGTAATATTTCTAGGCACTCATTTCTATGTCCTATCACTTGATagaattatttcatttcctttgtagaCCTACAGTAGTCCTTATATcaaagtataaatatttactttaactTTTCATGAAACAACAAGTTCATTTTCTCTAATGTCTTTCTGAATCTATAGCAGATGTCACTTGTCACTGGTTCCCCACCTCCTATCATTCTCAAAGCAGAGTTTCATTTGAAATCTCTGGGCTGAACACCAAGAAAGTTTCCTCAAGTTCAGCTCATTGTGAAATGTCagtcattgtcttttttttttttttttttttttttttagtgttcccTAGAGCTTTGAATTAAGTTGtggaatttaagaaaattattcttgctgacacattttaaatattttttgaacaggtgaaaaatgcattttatcaATCTCCATTAAGGGGAGAACTTATCAAGTCTCACATTATCAAGTTCAGGTATGCTgacttctaaattttatttaacactgAAGCTGTTAGCCTGGTTGGTCtgcataaatatgttttaaagtgtTAATAGTATGATTTAATTGCATTTAACAAACATGTTTTGGCACCTATTCTGTGTGAGTCATGGTTTACAATGCCCCTTACTCATTCTCTATATCTGAAAGCTAGTATTTTCAAGATGCTTGCCAGGAACAGAGGTGTCATTGGTGCCTCTGCTCCAAACTTATTTTCCTGGAAACTACAACCAGCACAATTGGGGACCTAACACGCATGCTTTGGTTTCACAGTATTGCCCTATATAAACAGTGTAGTAAATAAGATTTGTCAGCTCTTGATTCTCTTCcttatcaattatttattttcttgtgttctATCTCTGTATGCTTCAAGTAGTTAGCTAAAAGGATTTTAGATCTGTTAATCTACTATCAATACAGTTCAGaacataacattttaaacaaTGTATTACTATAGGAGGACTTTAAGGAACATACTCTCTCAGTACAAattgtaattttcaaatatagaatAATAACTATTTGCAGTATTATTCCAATGACAAACTCTAAGTTACTTCCCAGTCTATCACCTAGCCAACATCTCTGAGGCACTGAGATGTTGATTTCCTCATGAAAATCCTATACTTTCTGGTGTTGAAATAGTATCTGTTCTTGTACCTGCCTCTACTTCTCTGATCCTTAAATTCTTACTTGAAGGAACCTCATTCCCCTGCATGAATTTGTATACTGTTGGAATCCAAGTTTCTATCTCCATTCTGAACCACTTTCTTACCATTTATAACTACATGCCTGTACATACAGACGTCAGTTTAGAGGTGTTGAGTTAAGATACAAGAGGAACATATGAACCTGAAAACTAGTCTGGCCTGATGGAGGAAAGGAGTCTAAGCCAGAGACATAAACTTGCttattataaacttaaaatattagaaatcatGGGTGTAAATTTCTCAGGAAAAACAGCAATGATGAAGAAAACTTGAAAGATATGATATTTATGAGGATGGAAGAAAATAGGAACTTTAGGAATAGAAAAGTGGAGTTGGagttgtggttcaatggtagtagaatgcttacctagtatgtgtgaggcactgggtttgattcgcagcaccacataaaaataaataaaataaagggtcatcagcaactaaaaaatattttaaaaaagagaaatagaaaaggaccaggaaaaaagaaaatttctgagaGAGGCTCCACTGGTACTAAAGATAACAAGCTTCAAGGAGAGAGTAGTGGACATCAACAAATACCCCTGAGACAAAAAGTATACGTGCTGAAAAATATCTGCTGGAGATGTCAAGTAGGAAGACATTAGTGTTCCAGAAGAAAAAACAGCTCAGTGGAAATGAAGGCAAGAAGCAGACTGTATATGGAGTAaatgagaggcagagagaaatcTATCTCTTTAAGGTGTGCTGTGATAAAACAGGTGAGAGATAAACTGAATAGTAGGCAAGAAggatttggttgtttttgttcttatCACCCAGTCAGAATAGTactagtaagaaaaagaaagaatagggTTCCTGAGGCAGAAATGGCTTATGAACCCTATGTTCTTTCAGATTACAAAAGCAATAtgaaattatgtaaaattcaaACAGCACagtattttaagtaataaaaatgaaagcctCCTGTCCAAGAAGTCCACTCCCAGAAATAACACATCTTCAACAATTTATTGTGAACATCATTCTAGTGACCGCAtgtagatctttttattttttaactgaccATATAGTATTTCACTACAAGTGTAGGGCAATATTAATTTAGTCAATGGCCTATTTATGGAAACttgttacttatttttgttttgtaaacaaTGTTACAGCGAGCATATTTATACTCATGGCCttgtgcataaatatttaacttccaaaagagaaaaatgcagtCAAAGAGAATAGATCTTCAGATATATAATCAACAAAAATAACCTCTAGAATAggattctcatttatttttcccattttcagtttatgaaaGTAAGGATTGTTGCAATATATAGTGAGGAGTAAGATTCTTTGGAAACCAACTGTGAAAGACTTTAAGTGGCTGGCAGAATGATCATGAAGTGGTAACTTGAATAAGCAGCATCAAGGTGAATTAGTGAATGCACTCTTGAAATACAGTCACATGAAGCCACACAACTTGGTGAAGCTTTCTAGGAGACTTAGGATTCAGAGTTACATAGGAGAGCCTGAAGTTGCTTAGGAGAGGTGGGTGGATTTAAGTCATAGAAATGAAACCCAAAAGTCAACAGGACAATTGATTTCATATTTACCACATATTCTATTTGATAATTTTGAATGGTTGATGAGATACATGTCTTTTTATGTTAATAGCCATGTATTTAACTAGACCCTTTGGTGGTAAGGGATACCATGAACATACTACCTTACTATCAGGGTGGCTGTATTGGGGTTCTGTACAAAATAAACAACAGGAATATACCAAGAAATGTTTATGgatttcatttgtgtgtgtgtgtgtgtgtgtgtgtgtgtgtgtttcaactgaataataaagaaaagcagGTTGGGATAGTATCATAAATCAACcgctctctccttccctccctctctcccttccttcctttgctttttggTCCACAGTCAAGAGTCACATGGAGTTTTGGCCCATATGTTGCTGATTTTTAGATTTCGCTCTACTGAGGATCCTGAAGCcataaataatattattgaaaatgttcTACACGAGAAGCTGCAAAATACTGTAGGAACCCCTAATGTCGACCCTGAATCAGTTGAAATTAAAAGTAAGttgatttctcttattttatttgtttcttatatAGAACAATTCCATGTTAGATTTGGGTacccatttttagatttttttttttttagatgttctTTAATTCTGGGGTCTTGCCACCAACAGGATATTGCTTTGAAACTAAATTAATCCTAAtaatatactttaatattttgaaagtatgCTAAATGCATGCTTCCCGTGAAAGCTGGTCCTCAATTCTTAGGCAGTTTCTTCTACATTGGGCCTTATTTTGGTTATAGAATCTGATTATAAATGGAGGGAATGGCTTtgtatattcttcttctttttcttcttgcatcCATCTTATGGTCTGGAGTAGTGTTTGGAAAGGTTCATGCCATAcgtatattttctttcaaatgttatTAATACACTTCCTTATAGCTTCTTTCTATAGACCACCTAACAATGAAAAATTCTAACTTTAATGCTTACTTTTGTTATATCTTACAATTTGGGCTTTGAAATCTAGCATGCATTTGATattgataaaacattttaatttagacTTCATACTTCAGGAGCTCACTGGTCACATAAGGTCACATATAGTAATAGATATGGTAGCACTTGAAATCAGAGAATAGGAAGTAGAGATAATGAATACAGAGTGCTAAGGTAAGAGCTGATAGGTCTAAGTCACCCAACTTGCTTAGGAAAGAAGCGCGCTGTAGTAGGAGGAGCTACATTATTTGTGTGTTCCGgtgcaaaataaaaatgccaggctttttttcaaaaagcaaaataactgTTAATGTACAAAAATGTAAGACTTTTCTTACAGTCAAGGTTTCTGTCTCAACTTTTTatactgttttttatttactaataatattattctaaattaaaaatctaagtttttaaattgcaagtatgaattttacttttcatcTTTATATCATGTagtgtcaattttattttattttattttttggtacgggcaattgaacccagggacactttacccctgagctacatccccagtccttcttattttttattttgagaaagcattttgctaattgctgaggccttcactaagttgccagggcaGGCTTATGAACTtgcttcctcagcctccagagtggctgggattatagatatgcgGCACTGTGCCCAGCATACTGTCAATTTTAAATGCAATTGTAAACACATTTAACAATTATGTAAAAATCATTAGAATTATGAAACTTTATTTCATGGTTCATTCATGCAAGTACAGTTGGCCTCCATATCCATGGGTTTCACATCTGtagaatcaaagaaaaacacaatatatttggaaaaacttgtgtctgtactgaacatttaCTGACTTTTTTGTTATTCCCTGAACAGCAtagtataacaattatttatatagttttaattttaggtattataaaaacactagagaaaatttaaagtatatgggagggtgtgtgtatattttatataaaggacttgagatCAGTGGATTTTGATATCTGCAGGAGTGTCTTGGAACTAATTCCCTATGGATATAGAAGGAAATATATTTCATGATTTATTCATGCAAGCACATTTGACCTTCCATATCTACAGGATTCATATTCATAGATTCAAACAACTTTATTGTGTTTAGAAATATTTGGAATATCCTTTTAGATTCCTGCTACTTCTGTGTGTGAGTCAATGACTTTTGCTAAAATTAATGATGTGGATAGAAAGGGAAAGATAAGAAAACTTGGAGTTCCTTTTTCCTTTAGTCCTGCCTCACTCATTAGCAAGCTGAAGGTAAGCTCCCAGGACCGTCAGTGTCCCAGTTCTGAGTGATAGACAAGACACACTTACCTTGTACATAAGTGTGCTTTCAGTCTTGCTGAATTCCACCCATTATGGTTCCACCAGAGTTCTGATTTCACAAGGCATTGTGAGCAATATGCAAATGGAGTGTCAAGAAACCATGGACACACAAATTGTGTATATTTCCTCTGCTCATGATATGCTCCATTATCCTATTGGACTTCACTTTCAAAACACAAGTTGCaggaaaaattattaagaatttcaagtcAACAACAGCAAAGCATTAAACCAAGAACCAAGCTGAGTGTGAGACACAGCACTGCCACAGAAGTCACATTTCCGTGAGGCCTGCCTAGTCCTCAGTAACAACATACAAAACCAGAGTTTTCCCTCAGAGAAACTTGGGATGGAGAAGAACATGTTATTTGAACCAGAGATCAGAGATGATTCCCTTAATAACAACTGAGGCTAAATGgtcatttcttctttatgtttgttATTTCTCCCCCATATAACCAAATGGAGAAAGTCGGAGAGAAGGATTTCTAGAATACAAATTTCCAAAAAACCAATTACTaaccaagacaaaaataaaaatgaacaggttaatatattttgcatttagaaTATCCATCCTGCCATGTTCACAGAGAATAGTTTTGGTTATTGGAAATCTACTGAGTCAGGAAATGTCAAATTTTGGAGTATTATATATTTCTTGGTTGGGTTAGCATTTGCACAGGGTTAGGTCCCCACAGCTGAGAAGTCAACAAGGTATGAGGTCATTGACCTAAGTTGAATGACAATTTGAGGACAGACTCTTTCTAAAACTTctgaagagagagagacttaGAAAAGGATAACGTTTGTCAATGTAATTGTAAATAATTCATGGAGTTGCCACTTGGATGTGTCATACAAGTGGACTGTGCTTATGAGTtagtaaaataatttgaaatcatgGTTACTAAAAACATTATTCCATTTAGGGACTGAATAATATGGTTTAGATTGGTATTTTCCAAACAGAGTCTGGGGACTACCTTTATCTTATTTCCTGGTGCAAAGATTCATGTTCTTGGACttcaacacaaaaatactaaaaCAGAATTACTGGGAAGGAAAACAGGACTCTATTGTAAATATGCTCCCTATGTGATTGTTATCCACAGTAAAGTTTAAAACACACTATTCTTGTCTCCTCTGCTATCCAAAGCAACAAAAATACTGTTTATGGTAAATTAATCATGCTGCTTTCTTTATCACCCAGAGATACTATCTTATAATGGAGTTTAGCAGCCTTTTAGTATTTGAAATACTCAGAGGCACAGTGCAGTTCTGATGTGTTGACCTTTTTTCTATTTACCATTTCTGTGTATTTCAGAAATCAACAAGACAGAAACAGACCACTATTTGAACAACTGTAAGTTTAATAGATTTTTTGATTACATTACTGAATGTCAAAAATCAATACTCTTTATCCTTTACTCTTTGTGTTGCTATTGTAGGGACAGAATAAAGTTTGATTTGTGCATAGCTCATAGGGCTTTATCTTACCTCTGAGGCacacaaaataatagcaaaactgGGATCACTCTGGAGTGAATTTACAGGTGCCTGTGTCCATGTATAATGCAAGTCAGTTGTGCAACTATTAAGGAACAGGCAAAAAATGTTCACTTATCAATGTTCTATTTGCAGATATCTATAATATCCTCTCCCCCCCCAAATTTCTAAAGATTATATAAAAGTGATCTGTATATTGGCATTTTTCAACTAGAGGCAAAAACTGCCACTCTACACTGAATAAAATTTCCttgatattattaattttatattaggaAAATTTCTGGCAATTTGTGGGGTTGCaatttaatttgataaaatttggTGACCCAGACAATATCtttaaccacattttaaaaatactgactcTACTTCTAGTTCTTCCCTTCCCAATAGAGGAGAATCCCACCATGATTCAGAGAATATCTTTACTAGTTACAAAATTAGTATGTACTAtggttatcttttaaaaatgaaaggaaatgtcCTACCCACTAGTTCAGAATGTTGCTTAATTTCTAAAGTTCATTAAACATGgatccaaaatataattttcttatctAGATGGAATATATTCTTGCCACCAGTATTTATTAGGAGCCTACTATGTGCTGGTATTGTTAGACAATAgggatacaaaataaaaaagataaaacccCTGCCTAAAGCAGCACATACTCTAATGGGTGTAGATAGATGCCTGAGCCTGACACAACAGCACATAATTCTAACATAAAAGTTTTCAACAAAGGAGAATTTTGTTGCCCTAAATATTATGCCCCATTGTGGCATTTTTTACCCATATTTTGAAAATGCTGACTCATTCTGTATAAgttcatcttttcatatgttcCTTGGAGTTAATGATGCCCCCAAATATGCAGAGTACTGCTGACATCTGTGACATATAGACCAGGGTTCCTTCTAAACATTCTATAATGCACAAGACGGACACCTACAACAAAGAATTATATGGTTCAAAATAATGGTTGGGAAACCTTGTAATAAACAATGTTgagggataaaatatataaaaatataaatatatgcatacatacatataaatacatgataaGCACACACATAGTGTGTCatgttgtttgttatttttatttaggaaGCATCAAATTAGGTCATAACTAATCTAGTTTGGAGGCAGGGAAATTAATAATTATCCTAGGAGAGATCATGACTAATTTAAATCTTACAAGATAAATAGGGGTTCATTAGAGTTTACAGAAAGGTAAGAACATGAGAAAATGTTTGATGCCATTAGAACACTAAGTATAAGAATTTGGGATTTAGTAACACAATTTGATGCTTAGAACTCTTAATTAGTTCATTATCTCCTTTTGGCAGGCTGTGGGACAAGAAGGAATAAATCTTCAACACAGAGTCTCAGGATCGTTGGTGGGACAGAGGTAGAGGAGGGAGAATGGCCATGGCAAGCCAGCCTGCAGTGGGATGGGACCCATCGCTGTGGAGCGACTTTAATCAATAGTACGTGGCTTGTGAGTGCTGCTCACTGCTTCCGAATGTAAGTCCTGCACATTGAGAATGATTGGGGGTGAACAAAGTGCATTGATTTTTGCACTTTTTTGTTTGTGAAATAGATCATGAATTTTGAGAGAGGTGAGTTTAGTATAAATTAAGAGATAATGCGTTCATCTCAAAATGCTGTAGAATATCATTAACTTTAGTTAAAGGTCTGTAAATGTCTGTAAATGAGAATCTTGTCAAAGTACATTATTGAACATAAATTATCCATCAGTAAATACACAACAGTTTGTCAAAGGAAGCAGGAACTTTAAAGTCATCTATGTACTTTGAACTTGAAGTGACAGAATAAGAGCTGAGTATTCACTGAGTATCTCTGTTAGAGATGGAGTTGAGCAGATTGTAGGTTTGATCTCAGTGGGGAAACTCcatggagaaagaaagataattaaaaattatttaatttagaaGTAGCAGACTAGAGAATTGAACAGATTGAGTAGCTATATTACAAGGAATGGAAGACTTTTCAACCCAGTGTCAAAATATCTGTATTATATACAATAGTAATGTTTCATTAAATTATAGTGTGGCCTTCATGGTTTTTAAagtaatgtgtatatatgtaggcACAGGACAGGAGGCATAGGGATGCATTTTGTTCTCTTATTCTGTACAAGGTTTCTTTTCATATGTTCTTTGGTGTCACAGATCCCCCAAAATATCAAAAGACCTTAGGATCTGAAGTGGATGACTTGATAtataagaaaatgtggcatgctGGTCTCCACATTATCTGACTCCTCAGTCTTATTCTCAGATTGGGAAACATTTATTTCTGTAGGCagaaactattattttaaaaagcaagacttATATTGACACTTGCTGGGTAAGTTATTAAATTGGTAGTATAGTAAACTGGAGcttattctttcttcctccctagGTATAAGGACCCATCCAGATGGACAGCTTCATTTGGAGTAACAATAAACCCtccaaaaatgagaaaagaccTCCGGAGAATAATTAtccatgaaaaatacaaatacccATCACATGACTATGATATTTCACTGGCAGAGCTTTCTAGCCCTGTTCCCTACACAAATGCAGTACATAGAATTTGTCTCCCTGATGCAACCCATGAGTTCCACCCAGGGGATGAGATGTTTGTGACAGGATTTGGAGTACTGCAAAGTGATGGTGGGTATCTGAACTGAAACTTAATCATAAAAACCTAATTTAGCTTTCAAAGGCATTTAAAGAACAGTATTGTTATGCCAAAGTAGGTTCATCACTCATATGAACCTGAACTGAGCCAGGATCTGTCATTTTCAAGATGCATAAATTCCTTTCTCACCTAGGTTACTATTGATTCCTACTGCTACAGTAATGATGCCAGTAAGGTGTCTGAAAGAGCAAATATATCTCCTAGCCCCTGAACTTTTTACTAGAGAATTAGCCACTTAAGAGATTTTGGATCATTAATATACCCAATTGTGAAGATCAGAGAATCATAAAGCCACTATATTCCCCAAGTAAAATTTCCTTCTAATCATGAACAATGGAGTAGAACTTACTTAAACAAGTTGAGTTTCTTTTCTAGGCAcctaaaaattttcatttaacctGGGGAAAATTCTGTTCCCAAATATTACTGCATCTAAAACATGTGTATCCTATGTTTCCATATTACCAGCCTATCTAATAATTATGAAACTTTCTTCAGGTTTATAAAATCTCTATATATGTACAAGTATATGTTTTTCCCTATAGGATACACTCAAAATCATCTTCGGCAAGTACAGGTCGAGCTTATAGACTCTAaaatctgcaatcagcctcaggttTACAATGGTGTCATAACTTCTACAATGTTATGTGCTGGCtccttaaaaggaaaaagagatgcaTGTCAGGTAAGTGGTATTACCTGTTAGTATGCAGCATAATTATTTATTCACCTTTTTTGAAATAGCTATGGAGTTTCAGAAAGTTGCAAAGATATTGCAGAGGAGTCACATGCCCCCTTCACTCTGTTTTCCCCCATGGTTACATCTCACACAACCAGAGTACAGTATAAAACTGAggaaatcaacaaaacaaaggGTGTGTCTTTGTCTATAGCATCTTGCCATATGTAGAGATTTGTGTAACCTCCACTTCAGTTAAGACGGGAATTATTTCATCAGTGTAAAGATCTACCTTATGACTAACTCTGCCTCCCTTAACATCTGGCAATCTCTAATTTGTCCTCCATCTCTATACATTTGTAATTTCTAGAATGTTaggtaaataaaatcatatgttaACTTTTTCTggatttacattttcatttgtctattAACAATTTTgactatttggaaaatttttagtGGTTCCTCTAAGTTATGTGTTTACAGGAGTAGCTTATAACAATGTACTGCTATTGACATTAGTTTAGTGGAGTATAGAGTAGAAAACATATTTTCCCTTATGTCTCTTTAACTTCTGtgattataatattaaatattattatatataaacattaaaatttcctATGTTGAGAAACACATCAGagaatattttgctttaattgccaaaaaactggaaaactctagagaaggaaagtttatttactcatagtttttgtttttaccttttttctgACTTGCTaagatttctgggttttttttttttgttgttgtttgtttgtttgtttttggtactggggattgaatccagggactccttacaactgagctacatcccagcatttttcattttttattttgagacagggtcttactaagttgctgtggctgacctcaaacttgcattcctcctatttcagcctcccaagtcacccttcttattttatttttaatcacttcTGTTAGAAACTCCCTTCAGCAATTATTTTAGTATAGGTCTACTGCGACCAGTTCTCTTAGATTTTCTTTGTCTGCAAGTTTTTGTTtccccttcatttcttttttttttttttttgtggggaggggatgctggggatcgaacccagggccttgtgcttacaatgcaagcactctaccaactgagctatctccccagcccctcccttcatttcttaAGCACAGTTTTTCCAGATAATAGAATTTGGGACTGACGGTTCTTTtctgttagttagcttttcatcccAGTggccaaaatacttgacaagaacaacttagaggaggaaaagtctattttgggCTCAGGGTAGCAGAGGTCCCAATCCATGATctgctgacttcattgctctggtcCTAGGTGAGCCAGAAAATCACAGTGAAAGGGCATGGAAGAAGAaggctgctcagttcatggtggctaggaagcagagagaaagacaggagaGGGCAAGGCATAGGTAACCCCCAGGGCACACCCCCTTTGATTACTTCCTCTAACCAGGCTCctcctgcctgtagttaccacctaGTAGTTCATTCACACTCTCAATCCTTCAGATGGATTATTCCACAGATAAAGTTACAGTTCTCATGGTCCAA comes from Sciurus carolinensis chromosome 10, mSciCar1.2, whole genome shotgun sequence and encodes:
- the LOC124995015 gene encoding transmembrane protease serine 11E-like, coding for MYRPAVSRARKGPRVEPWVVGLITFLSLIVLAVCIGLIVHYVRYNQRKTYNYYSTLPFTSDKLYDEFGREASKNFTEMSQRIESMVKNAFYQSPLRGELIKSHIIKFSQESHGVLAHMLLIFRFRSTEDPEAINNIIENVLHEKLQNTVGTPNVDPESVEIKKINKTETDHYLNNCCGTRRNKSSTQSLRIVGGTEVEEGEWPWQASLQWDGTHRCGATLINSTWLVSAAHCFRMYKDPSRWTASFGVTINPPKMRKDLRRIIIHEKYKYPSHDYDISLAELSSPVPYTNAVHRICLPDATHEFHPGDEMFVTGFGVLQSDGYTQNHLRQVQVELIDSKICNQPQVYNGVITSTMLCAGSLKGKRDACQGDSGGPLVGSDARDIWYLAGIVSWGYECGQPNKPGVYTRVTAFRDWITSKTGI